From Herpetosiphonaceae bacterium, a single genomic window includes:
- a CDS encoding protein kinase, with amino-acid sequence MPDPLIGRQLGKYLIQQELGRGGMARVYRALDTVLQRPVALKVLAPSLSADPEFARRFEREAITAANLRHPAIVTIFDVGEADGLRYIAMEYIGGRTLNEVIEEHGRLGIPLTIAIVAPVAEAL; translated from the coding sequence GTGCCCGACCCACTGATTGGCCGTCAGCTCGGCAAATATCTTATCCAGCAGGAACTCGGGCGTGGTGGCATGGCGCGTGTGTATCGGGCGCTCGATACGGTCTTGCAGCGTCCCGTCGCGCTCAAAGTCCTCGCGCCGAGCCTGAGCGCCGATCCTGAGTTTGCGCGTCGCTTTGAACGCGAGGCGATCACCGCCGCCAACTTGCGGCATCCGGCGATCGTGACGATCTTCGATGTCGGCGAGGCCGATGGCCTGCGCTACATCGCGATGGAGTATATCGGAGGCCGTACGCTCAACGAGGTGATCGAAGAGCACGGCAGGCTCGGCATCCCGCTCACGATCGCAATCGTCGCGCCCGTCGCGGAGGCGCT